One Parageobacillus sp. KH3-4 genomic region harbors:
- the fliE gene encoding flagellar hook-basal body complex protein FliE: protein MIQGIDRSLFSGTANAVSQAVKPADAQKEFSAFLKDALNKVNEQQIQADQLTEKLVKGENVDLHQVMIAAQKASISLQLALEVRNKVIEAYQEMMRMQI, encoded by the coding sequence ATGATACAAGGAATTGATCGCTCATTGTTTTCAGGGACGGCAAATGCGGTTTCACAAGCGGTAAAACCGGCTGATGCGCAAAAGGAGTTCTCCGCCTTTTTAAAAGACGCGCTAAATAAAGTAAACGAGCAACAAATACAGGCTGATCAGCTGACGGAAAAATTGGTGAAAGGCGAAAATGTCGATTTGCATCAAGTAATGATTGCGGCGCAAAAAGCAAGCATTTCTTTGCAGCTTGCGTTGGAAGTGCGCAACAAAGTGATTGAAGCGTATCAAGAAATGATGCGAATGCAAATATAG
- a CDS encoding flagellar hook-length control protein FliK — MKIGTSYQPFIQQMVGPPKEAAAKSAAGNGETSPFQQLLTIMGTNTKNEEGNVLVSRGSVSEPSKQQEDATGQMAIEEWLLFLLFIWNNMQEANQMDDSSAFPSRPIGQAVANNEAMARFIRQMDKDMLMKQVSNVINDELPSRLLSLFDSDAFVQFIKQIDKHALTEQISNVINGESSSRLYSFLDADMHPLLQNGSERKEQIIDIQTLLRETLERLNRQEEKSAKVSSNSIKTGMLQNRFLPSSPSVFSKSFDLSLGNVADAENIEKQKNSGMTLFNVSLPNGNTVVSQENAPVIVVDKKANGSFLQQLTNIIQSSRFTRFQNGNAQLVIRLYPEHLGTLTVKIMREHGMLTAKLIASTDSAKELLDANLPQLYHALSTENITVEKWNALAQDRYMPAFYQEERGHEQKERQQRKEEKAKKQSFHDKFMTEIIDTEV; from the coding sequence GTGAAAATTGGGACTAGCTATCAACCGTTCATTCAACAAATGGTAGGACCGCCAAAAGAAGCGGCCGCGAAATCAGCGGCGGGAAACGGAGAAACAAGTCCGTTCCAGCAGCTGCTAACGATCATGGGAACGAATACAAAAAATGAGGAAGGAAACGTTCTCGTTTCTCGTGGGAGTGTTTCCGAGCCATCGAAACAACAGGAAGATGCAACAGGCCAAATGGCGATAGAGGAATGGCTTCTTTTTCTCCTTTTCATATGGAACAACATGCAAGAGGCGAATCAGATGGATGATTCTTCTGCTTTTCCTAGCCGCCCAATAGGGCAAGCTGTTGCAAATAATGAAGCGATGGCGCGGTTCATCAGGCAAATGGACAAAGACATGCTCATGAAACAAGTAAGCAACGTTATTAATGATGAATTGCCGTCACGCTTGCTTTCCCTTTTTGATAGCGACGCGTTTGTCCAGTTTATCAAGCAAATAGACAAACACGCACTCACAGAACAAATAAGCAATGTGATTAATGGCGAGTCATCATCTCGTTTGTACTCTTTTCTTGATGCTGATATGCATCCTTTGCTGCAAAACGGGTCAGAAAGAAAAGAACAGATCATCGATATACAAACGCTTTTGCGAGAAACGCTGGAGAGATTGAATAGACAAGAAGAAAAAAGCGCAAAAGTTTCTAGTAACAGTATTAAAACAGGGATGTTGCAAAATCGGTTTTTGCCTTCATCTCCGTCCGTTTTCAGTAAAAGCTTTGATTTGTCGTTGGGCAATGTAGCGGATGCTGAAAACATAGAAAAACAGAAAAATAGCGGCATGACGTTGTTTAATGTGTCGTTGCCAAACGGAAATACCGTTGTATCACAAGAGAACGCGCCGGTTATTGTTGTTGACAAAAAAGCCAATGGCTCATTTCTCCAACAATTAACAAATATTATCCAATCAAGCCGGTTTACTCGTTTCCAAAATGGAAATGCACAACTTGTCATTCGCCTTTATCCCGAACATTTAGGAACATTGACCGTCAAAATTATGCGGGAACATGGAATGTTGACGGCAAAGCTGATTGCATCGACAGATTCGGCAAAAGAGCTTTTGGATGCAAATTTGCCGCAGCTTTATCACGCTTTGTCAACGGAAAATATAACGGTTGAAAAGTGGAACGCATTGGCGCAAGATCGCTACATGCCTGCATTTTATCAAGAAGAACGCGGACATGAACAAAAGGAGCGCCAGCAGCGAAAGGAAGAAAAAGCAAAGAAACAATCTTTCCATGACAAGTTTATGACAGAAATAATCGATACGGAAGTGTAG
- the codY gene encoding GTP-sensing pleiotropic transcriptional regulator CodY translates to MNLLQKTRTINAMLQRAAGKPVNFKEMAETLCEVIEANVFVLSRRGKLLGFAIKQSIENERMKKMLEERQFPEEYTKSLFNITETSPNIDINSEYTAFPVENRDLFKTGLTTIVPINGGGERLGTLILSRLDREFNDDDLILAEYGATVVGMEILREKAEEIEEEARNKAVVQMAISSLSYSELEAIEHIFEELDGTEGLLVASKIADRVGITRSVIVNALRKLESAGVIESRSLGMKGTYIKVLNDKFLTELEKLKSS, encoded by the coding sequence ATGAATTTATTACAAAAGACAAGAACGATTAACGCAATGCTGCAAAGAGCGGCAGGAAAACCAGTAAACTTTAAAGAAATGGCGGAGACACTTTGCGAAGTGATCGAGGCGAACGTATTCGTCTTGAGTCGCCGCGGCAAATTGCTTGGTTTTGCGATTAAGCAATCGATTGAAAATGAACGAATGAAAAAAATGTTAGAAGAGCGGCAATTTCCAGAAGAGTATACGAAAAGTTTATTTAACATTACAGAAACATCCCCTAATATTGATATTAATAGCGAATATACCGCATTTCCAGTGGAAAATCGTGACTTGTTTAAAACCGGCTTGACGACGATCGTACCGATCAATGGTGGCGGCGAACGGCTCGGGACGTTAATTTTGTCGCGGTTGGATCGCGAATTTAACGATGACGATCTCATTTTAGCTGAGTATGGTGCAACCGTTGTCGGGATGGAAATTTTGCGCGAAAAAGCGGAGGAAATTGAAGAAGAAGCGCGCAACAAAGCGGTTGTGCAAATGGCGATTAGCTCCCTTTCTTACAGCGAACTAGAAGCAATTGAACATATTTTTGAAGAACTCGACGGCACAGAAGGGTTGCTTGTCGCAAGCAAAATTGCCGATCGTGTCGGCATTACTCGTTCCGTTATCGTAAACGCTCTTCGCAAGCTAGAAAGCGCTGGCGTAATTGAGTCACGTTCGCTCGGTATGAAAGGGACGTATATTAAAGTGTTAAATGATAAATTTTTGACAGAATTAGAAAAATTGAAATCCAGTTAA
- the fliF gene encoding flagellar basal-body MS-ring/collar protein FliF, giving the protein MNDKLKKWLNRFTLFWKERTKKQKWIAIASLALLLMIIGATVFFVTRTEMVPLYSNLTPQEAGQIKATLDQRKIKSEVADNGTTIKVPKELADSLKVELAAEGIPNSGVIDYSFFGKNASFGMTDNEFNVVKLEAMQNELANLIKSIDGVEDAKVMINLPQPSVFASDDQGEASASIVLKTKPGYQFSDQQIKALYHLVSKSVPNLPTDNIVIMNQFFEYFDLKNDEKNSTGTTFAAQQEMKKQIERDIQQQVQRMLGTMMGQDKVAVSVTADIDFTQEKREENLVAPVDEKNNEGIAVSVQRIKETYSGNGVPPGGTVGTGTNEVPSYQAGANGANGNYERTEETINNEVNRIKKHIVESPYKIRDLGIQVMVEPPDPKDPNSLPQQTIDDIQKILGTIVRTSIDKQYGQTLTDQDIQNRVVVSVQKFNGKAKFEEPKPAIPMWVYIVGGIGLVLLIALLILWWRGRKDDEEEEEEILEQPTVQEIPDIHEEQETESTMRRKQLEKLAKEKPDEFAKLLRTWLSEE; this is encoded by the coding sequence ATGAACGACAAACTAAAAAAATGGCTAAATCGATTTACTTTATTTTGGAAAGAAAGAACAAAAAAACAAAAATGGATCGCTATTGCTAGCCTTGCCCTTCTCCTGATGATTATCGGCGCTACCGTATTTTTTGTGACAAGGACGGAAATGGTGCCGCTATATAGCAACTTAACGCCGCAGGAAGCGGGGCAAATTAAAGCGACGCTCGATCAGCGGAAAATTAAATCGGAAGTAGCCGATAACGGCACGACGATTAAAGTGCCGAAAGAGTTGGCAGATTCGTTGAAAGTTGAGTTAGCGGCGGAAGGAATTCCGAATAGCGGCGTGATCGACTATTCTTTCTTTGGGAAAAACGCAAGCTTCGGAATGACGGATAATGAGTTTAATGTCGTCAAACTCGAGGCAATGCAAAACGAACTGGCAAATTTAATTAAAAGCATTGACGGCGTGGAAGACGCCAAAGTAATGATTAATCTTCCACAGCCGAGCGTGTTTGCGTCCGATGATCAAGGGGAAGCTTCAGCATCGATCGTGCTGAAAACGAAACCGGGATACCAATTTAGTGACCAGCAAATCAAGGCGCTATATCATCTCGTTTCCAAAAGTGTTCCTAACCTTCCTACAGATAATATCGTCATTATGAACCAGTTTTTTGAGTATTTTGATCTGAAAAATGATGAAAAAAATTCGACAGGCACAACGTTTGCCGCACAGCAGGAAATGAAAAAACAAATTGAGCGCGACATTCAACAGCAAGTGCAGCGAATGTTGGGAACGATGATGGGACAAGATAAAGTAGCTGTTTCGGTGACAGCTGATATTGATTTTACGCAAGAAAAACGAGAAGAAAACCTTGTTGCTCCAGTTGATGAGAAAAATAACGAAGGCATTGCCGTCAGCGTGCAGCGCATTAAAGAAACTTACTCTGGAAATGGTGTGCCACCAGGCGGCACAGTTGGCACAGGGACAAACGAAGTGCCAAGCTATCAGGCTGGGGCAAACGGAGCAAATGGAAATTATGAGCGGACCGAGGAAACGATCAATAACGAAGTGAATCGGATTAAAAAGCATATCGTCGAAAGTCCATATAAAATTCGTGATTTAGGCATCCAAGTGATGGTGGAGCCGCCGGATCCGAAAGATCCAAACTCTCTGCCGCAGCAAACGATCGACGATATTCAAAAAATATTAGGAACGATTGTCAGAACGTCGATTGACAAACAATATGGTCAAACATTAACCGATCAGGATATTCAAAATCGCGTCGTCGTGTCTGTACAAAAGTTTAACGGAAAAGCGAAATTTGAGGAACCGAAACCTGCGATTCCAATGTGGGTGTATATCGTTGGCGGAATCGGCCTCGTTCTTCTTATCGCATTGCTCATCTTATGGTGGCGCGGACGCAAGGATGATGAGGAAGAAGAGGAAGAAATTTTGGAGCAGCCAACGGTTCAAGAAATTCCGGATATTCACGAAGAGCAAGAAACAGAATCGACTATGCGTCGCAAACAGTTAGAAAAATTAGCAAAAGAAAAGCCGGATGAATTTGCAAAGCTGTTGCGAACATGGCTATCGGAAGAGTAG
- a CDS encoding magnesium transporter MgtE: MAENQEMEKEKKGSKLQWFLFIIVIPTLFAAALAFVIMAIAGINVFDAVKKHSKDIPVVSQYVDVQKAKSEWKKEFGKTIEEKNKIIAKQQKEIKKLENELATKQQEVDDLKTEVDSLHEELSAAETAGGANAQAPAPTMEDVARMYETMSEKNAAMILAKMPESEVLAILSSLDSEKAAAILENMSPDDAAKYTSMLAQRAKENPPVEEAAR; the protein is encoded by the coding sequence ATGGCAGAAAATCAAGAAATGGAGAAAGAAAAAAAAGGAAGCAAACTCCAATGGTTTTTGTTTATCATCGTCATTCCAACATTGTTTGCGGCAGCGTTGGCCTTTGTCATTATGGCAATTGCCGGGATCAACGTTTTTGACGCGGTGAAAAAGCATAGCAAAGACATTCCGGTTGTTTCACAATATGTAGATGTGCAAAAAGCCAAGAGCGAATGGAAAAAAGAATTCGGAAAAACAATCGAAGAGAAAAACAAAATCATCGCGAAACAGCAGAAAGAAATCAAAAAATTGGAAAATGAACTAGCCACGAAACAGCAGGAAGTAGATGATCTAAAAACAGAAGTCGACAGCTTACACGAGGAATTATCAGCCGCTGAAACGGCAGGAGGAGCCAATGCGCAAGCACCAGCACCAACGATGGAAGACGTTGCGCGAATGTATGAAACGATGTCGGAGAAAAACGCTGCAATGATTTTGGCCAAAATGCCTGAAAGCGAAGTGTTGGCGATCTTATCCTCATTAGACAGCGAGAAAGCGGCGGCGATTTTAGAAAACATGTCACCTGATGATGCGGCAAAATACACATCGATGCTAGCACAACGCGCTAAAGAAAATCCACCCGTTGAGGAGGCGGCAAGGTGA
- the flgD gene encoding flagellar hook assembly protein FlgD, whose protein sequence is MTTNGIDPSLLLENYNPPERKTGNQILGKDDFLKILLAQLQNQDPLNPMEDKEFIAQMANFSTLEQMINISSMFEQLMQTQNNQALLRYSEWIGKNVYWQEEGNTKSGIVKSVSQKDNQIFLELDNGATIDASLVMKVESK, encoded by the coding sequence GTGACAACAAATGGAATTGATCCAAGCTTGCTGTTGGAGAATTATAATCCGCCCGAACGGAAAACCGGAAATCAAATATTAGGAAAAGACGATTTTTTGAAAATTTTGCTTGCCCAATTGCAAAACCAAGATCCGTTAAACCCGATGGAAGATAAAGAGTTTATCGCGCAAATGGCCAATTTTTCTACTCTAGAACAAATGATCAATATTTCAAGCATGTTCGAGCAGTTGATGCAAACGCAAAATAATCAAGCGCTGCTTCGCTACAGTGAATGGATCGGCAAAAATGTGTATTGGCAAGAAGAGGGAAACACGAAAAGCGGGATCGTGAAATCGGTGTCGCAAAAAGATAATCAAATTTTTCTAGAATTGGATAACGGCGCAACAATCGATGCGAGCCTTGTTATGAAAGTAGAATCTAAATAA
- the flgB gene encoding flagellar basal body rod protein FlgB → MTLFSRTITMLEQGLDYAALREKVIANNIANVDTPNYKAKDVRFRTELDRALQPLEAKRTHPKHLPFRHQIPNEFLVTARTDVVYNHNGNNVDIDKEMADLAENQIYYNALIERLNGKFTTLKTVIKGGK, encoded by the coding sequence TTGACATTGTTCTCACGTACCATTACGATGCTTGAGCAAGGGCTTGATTATGCGGCATTAAGAGAAAAAGTGATCGCCAACAATATTGCCAACGTAGATACGCCTAATTACAAGGCGAAAGACGTTCGGTTTAGGACGGAATTGGATCGTGCGCTTCAGCCGTTGGAAGCGAAACGAACGCATCCAAAGCATTTGCCGTTTCGTCATCAAATACCAAATGAATTTCTCGTGACGGCAAGGACGGATGTAGTATACAATCATAATGGAAATAATGTCGATATTGATAAAGAAATGGCAGATTTAGCAGAAAATCAAATTTATTACAACGCTTTAATCGAGCGACTTAACGGAAAATTCACAACGTTAAAGACAGTAATTAAGGGAGGAAAATAA
- the fliH gene encoding flagellar assembly protein FliH, protein MILLSNVIKAPFTETNRAGKKMIEIKRFVFEQPTAPDEQQKNHEAAIEHAKHEAEQIKREAEQYYESIQQQLQKEREAWQIEKEQLIQSAREEGYKDGFQQGKEEALHRYRELIEQARHITEAANVQFYEQINASAETVLRIGIKVAERIIGEKLAENHDNFLSLVKRAIKEVREQSEVTIYVHPLSYETIVRRKEELKALFHHEADVFIHPDEQLEEHSCIIETPFGRIDASVDTQLEQIKEKLFERMKEGMSAELANSS, encoded by the coding sequence ATGATATTATTGTCTAACGTCATTAAAGCGCCATTTACGGAAACCAATCGCGCTGGCAAAAAAATGATCGAAATTAAACGCTTTGTTTTTGAGCAGCCAACCGCGCCAGACGAGCAGCAAAAAAATCATGAAGCGGCGATTGAACATGCCAAACATGAGGCAGAACAAATCAAGCGGGAAGCGGAACAATATTATGAATCGATTCAACAGCAATTGCAAAAAGAACGGGAAGCGTGGCAAATCGAAAAGGAGCAGCTCATTCAATCAGCGCGCGAAGAAGGGTATAAAGACGGATTTCAGCAAGGGAAAGAAGAAGCGCTACATCGTTACCGTGAGCTGATTGAACAGGCTCGGCACATTACGGAGGCCGCGAATGTTCAATTTTACGAACAAATCAACGCATCGGCTGAGACGGTCCTCCGCATCGGAATAAAAGTTGCGGAGCGCATTATTGGTGAAAAATTGGCGGAAAATCACGATAATTTTTTATCACTAGTAAAACGGGCGATAAAAGAAGTTCGCGAACAATCAGAAGTGACGATTTACGTTCATCCGCTTTCTTATGAAACGATCGTGAGGCGAAAAGAAGAGCTAAAAGCGTTATTTCATCATGAAGCGGATGTGTTCATTCATCCAGATGAACAGCTGGAAGAACATAGTTGCATCATTGAAACTCCGTTCGGTCGCATCGACGCAAGCGTTGATACGCAGCTAGAGCAAATAAAAGAAAAGCTGTTCGAACGGATGAAGGAGGGAATGTCCGCTGAATTGGCAAACTCTTCTTGA
- the fliG gene encoding flagellar motor switch protein FliG, with the protein MEKQGKQSGLTGRQKAAILLISLGPDVSASVYKHLSEEEIEKLTLEISRMRQVGADEKEEVMEEFHQIALAQDYIEQGGIAYAKEVLEKALGPEKAMNIINRLTSALMVRPFDFARKADPAQILNFIQNEHPQTIALILSYLEPAQAGQILSALPQEMQADIARRIALMDSTSPEIINEVEQILERKLSATVVQDYTQTGGVETVVEVLNQVDRSTERTILDALEIQDPELAEEIKKRMFVFEDIVTLDNRSIQRVIREVDNNDLVLALKVASDEVKEVVFRNMSTRMAETLKEEMEFTGPVRLRDVEEAQSRIVSVIRRLEEAGEIVIARGGGDDIIV; encoded by the coding sequence ATGGAAAAACAGGGAAAACAAAGCGGGCTGACGGGGAGACAAAAAGCGGCGATCCTTCTTATTTCCCTTGGCCCAGATGTATCCGCCTCCGTTTATAAACATTTATCGGAAGAAGAAATTGAAAAGCTAACTTTAGAAATTTCGCGAATGCGTCAAGTGGGAGCAGATGAAAAAGAAGAAGTGATGGAAGAATTTCATCAAATCGCGCTGGCGCAAGATTATATCGAACAAGGCGGAATCGCCTATGCAAAGGAAGTGCTTGAAAAAGCGCTCGGTCCGGAGAAAGCGATGAATATTATCAACCGGCTAACGTCCGCCTTGATGGTGCGACCGTTCGATTTCGCCCGTAAAGCTGATCCTGCGCAAATATTAAACTTTATTCAAAACGAACATCCGCAGACGATTGCCCTTATCCTTTCTTATCTGGAACCGGCGCAAGCAGGGCAAATTTTATCGGCTTTACCGCAAGAAATGCAGGCGGATATCGCCAGACGCATCGCGTTAATGGATAGCACATCGCCTGAGATCATTAATGAAGTGGAGCAAATTTTGGAACGAAAACTATCGGCAACGGTTGTGCAAGATTATACACAAACTGGCGGTGTTGAAACCGTTGTTGAAGTGTTAAATCAGGTTGACCGCAGCACGGAACGTACGATTCTCGATGCCCTTGAAATTCAAGATCCTGAACTTGCGGAAGAAATCAAAAAACGGATGTTTGTCTTCGAAGATATTGTCACTCTTGATAATCGCTCGATTCAGCGCGTGATTCGCGAAGTCGACAACAACGATTTAGTGTTAGCGCTCAAAGTAGCAAGCGACGAAGTAAAAGAAGTGGTGTTTCGCAACATGTCAACGCGCATGGCAGAGACATTGAAAGAAGAGATGGAATTCACCGGACCTGTTCGGCTACGTGATGTTGAAGAGGCGCAGTCACGGATTGTCTCGGTGATTCGCCGCTTGGAAGAAGCGGGAGAAATTGTGATTGCTCGCGGTGGGGGAGATGATATTATTGTCTAA
- the fliI gene encoding flagellar protein export ATPase FliI yields the protein MNWQTLLDEIDTIDSYKRFGKVSRVIGLMIEAKGPESSVGDICYIHTGSGKQKQRIAAEVVGFKEQHVLLMPFSTVQHISPGCIVEATGKPLQIRVGFPLIGKVLDPLGYPLDGSPLSKGLQPISIERNPPNPLARPPISEPIEVGVRVIDSLLTVGKGQRVGIFAGSGVGKSTLMGMIARHTNADINVIALIGERGREVREFIERDLGPEGLARSIVVVATSDQPALMRVKGAYTATAIAEYFRDQGMDVMFMMDSVTRVAMAQREIGLAIGEPPTTKGYTPSVFAILPKLLERTGTNAYGTITAFYTVLVDGDDMNEPIADTVRGILDGHFVLERSLANKGQYPAINVLKSVSRVMNHIISPEHRQAADKLRQLLSTYINSEDLINIGAYKRGSSKEIDEAIRYYPEIISFCKQDIDEKVTKDESIETLIHLMHTG from the coding sequence CTGAATTGGCAAACTCTTCTTGACGAAATCGATACGATTGATTCATATAAACGGTTTGGCAAAGTTTCGCGGGTTATTGGTTTAATGATTGAAGCGAAAGGACCGGAAAGCTCGGTCGGCGATATTTGCTATATTCATACCGGAAGCGGAAAGCAAAAACAAAGGATTGCAGCAGAAGTCGTTGGATTTAAAGAGCAGCATGTATTGTTAATGCCGTTTTCTACCGTTCAACATATTTCACCGGGATGCATCGTCGAAGCGACTGGAAAACCGTTACAAATTCGCGTTGGTTTTCCACTAATCGGAAAAGTGCTTGATCCGCTCGGCTATCCTCTCGATGGCAGTCCGTTGTCGAAAGGATTGCAGCCAATTTCGATTGAGCGCAATCCACCTAATCCACTCGCAAGACCGCCGATCAGCGAACCGATCGAAGTTGGCGTGCGCGTCATTGACAGTTTGCTGACGGTTGGCAAAGGGCAGCGTGTCGGAATTTTCGCTGGTTCAGGAGTTGGAAAAAGCACATTGATGGGAATGATTGCACGCCATACGAACGCAGACATCAACGTTATCGCGTTGATCGGTGAGCGTGGGCGCGAAGTTCGTGAATTCATCGAACGAGACCTCGGCCCCGAAGGTTTGGCGCGCTCCATCGTTGTTGTTGCGACTTCCGATCAGCCAGCGCTGATGCGGGTAAAAGGAGCATACACCGCCACGGCGATTGCCGAGTATTTCCGCGACCAAGGGATGGATGTCATGTTTATGATGGACTCGGTCACGCGCGTTGCGATGGCACAGCGGGAAATTGGACTGGCGATCGGCGAGCCGCCGACAACAAAAGGATATACACCGTCCGTGTTTGCGATATTGCCGAAACTGCTGGAACGCACAGGAACGAACGCTTACGGTACGATCACCGCGTTTTATACGGTGCTTGTCGACGGCGACGATATGAACGAGCCGATCGCCGATACAGTGCGCGGCATTTTGGACGGACATTTCGTCCTTGAACGCAGTTTGGCCAATAAAGGGCAGTATCCGGCGATTAACGTATTAAAAAGCGTCAGCCGCGTGATGAATCACATTATTTCTCCAGAGCACCGGCAAGCGGCGGATAAGCTCCGTCAGCTTCTATCCACTTATATTAATTCGGAAGACTTAATCAATATCGGGGCGTACAAGCGGGGATCGTCAAAAGAAATTGATGAAGCGATTCGCTATTACCCAGAAATCATTTCTTTTTGCAAACAAGATATTGATGAGAAAGTGACAAAAGATGAAAGTATTGAGACGCTCATTCATTTAATGCATACAGGGTGA
- the flgG gene encoding flagellar basal body rod protein FlgG yields MLRSMYSGISAMKNFQVKLDVIGNNIANVNTYGFKKGRTIFKDLVSQQIAGASGPTANRGGVNPKQVGLGMQLAAIDTVHTQGSTQPTGRPLDLAISGDGFFVLEDANGTNRLYTRAGNFYLDAGDGTNRYIVSADGRYLLGTSGRIGIPVTAQSVSIGTDGTVSYVDANGQLQTAGKIQLAKFSNNEGLEKVGDNLFRPTANSGAANIGDPGANGIGTIVAGALEMSNVDLAEEFTEMIVAQRGFQANTRIITTSDEILQELVNLKK; encoded by the coding sequence ATGCTTCGTTCCATGTATTCGGGAATTAGCGCGATGAAAAACTTCCAAGTAAAGTTGGATGTCATCGGAAACAACATCGCCAATGTCAATACGTATGGATTTAAAAAAGGAAGAACGATTTTTAAAGATTTAGTGAGCCAGCAAATCGCGGGGGCAAGCGGCCCGACAGCAAATCGTGGCGGAGTAAACCCGAAGCAAGTTGGTTTAGGAATGCAGCTAGCAGCCATTGATACCGTCCATACGCAAGGAAGCACGCAACCGACAGGGCGCCCGCTAGATTTGGCGATTTCTGGCGACGGATTTTTCGTCCTAGAAGATGCAAATGGAACCAATCGATTATACACAAGAGCAGGTAATTTTTACTTAGATGCTGGAGATGGTACTAACAGATATATCGTCAGTGCTGACGGACGCTATTTACTTGGTACAAGCGGACGCATCGGAATTCCTGTAACTGCGCAAAGCGTTAGTATCGGGACGGATGGAACCGTCAGCTACGTAGATGCAAACGGACAATTACAGACGGCAGGTAAAATCCAACTAGCAAAATTTTCTAATAATGAAGGGTTAGAAAAGGTGGGGGACAACCTTTTCAGACCGACAGCCAACTCTGGAGCAGCAAATATAGGTGATCCTGGCGCTAATGGCATTGGCACGATCGTCGCCGGCGCTCTTGAAATGTCCAACGTCGACCTTGCCGAAGAGTTTACGGAAATGATCGTCGCGCAGCGCGGTTTCCAAGCGAATACGCGCATTATTACAACATCCGATGAAATTTTGCAAGAGCTTGTCAACTTGAAGAAATAG
- the fliJ gene encoding flagellar export protein FliJ, translating into MGYVFKLQKVLTMKENEKKQAVGEYTEAVQRFQEVAEKLYHFLKQKEQYEEMHKQKLQAGLPIQEIRHFQQFISNLERTIRHYQLLVMQAREQMQRKQIKLTELNIEVKKFEKMKEKYMQAVVDAERIAENKWMDEISIQRFVHRGD; encoded by the coding sequence ATGGGATACGTGTTTAAGTTGCAAAAAGTTTTAACAATGAAAGAAAACGAGAAAAAGCAAGCAGTGGGAGAATACACCGAAGCTGTGCAGCGTTTTCAGGAAGTGGCGGAAAAATTATACCATTTTCTTAAGCAAAAGGAACAATACGAAGAAATGCATAAACAAAAACTTCAAGCAGGATTGCCGATTCAAGAAATTCGTCATTTCCAGCAGTTTATTTCCAATCTTGAACGGACGATCCGCCATTATCAGCTTCTGGTCATGCAAGCAAGGGAACAAATGCAGCGCAAGCAAATAAAATTAACAGAGCTTAATATAGAAGTGAAAAAATTTGAAAAAATGAAAGAAAAATATATGCAAGCTGTTGTTGATGCGGAAAGAATTGCAGAAAACAAATGGATGGACGAAATTTCGATTCAACGTTTTGTGCATCGGGGAGATTAG
- the flgC gene encoding flagellar basal body rod protein FlgC, translating to MSIFQNLDITASALTAQRLRMDVVSSNMANVDTTRARFVNGQWEPYRRKLVVMEPRQEGFSTYLQAAMNGRASVGDGVQVTKIVEDQTPFKLVYDPSHPDADRNGYVRLPNVDPLKEMVDLMSATRSYEANVTVFNATKGMLMKALEIGK from the coding sequence ATGTCTATTTTCCAAAATTTAGATATAACGGCATCTGCGCTTACGGCACAGCGGTTGCGCATGGATGTGGTTTCCTCCAATATGGCTAACGTTGATACGACGCGCGCTCGATTTGTCAATGGACAATGGGAGCCGTACCGGCGCAAATTGGTCGTCATGGAGCCACGTCAGGAAGGGTTTTCTACATATTTGCAGGCTGCAATGAACGGCCGCGCTTCTGTTGGCGACGGGGTCCAAGTCACAAAAATTGTCGAAGATCAAACTCCTTTCAAACTTGTTTACGATCCTTCTCATCCTGACGCGGACCGCAACGGATATGTCCGCCTTCCTAACGTCGATCCGTTGAAGGAAATGGTCGATTTAATGAGCGCTACGCGGTCATATGAAGCAAATGTCACTGTTTTTAACGCAACAAAAGGAATGTTAATGAAAGCATTAGAAATTGGAAAATAA